One Lentibacillus cibarius DNA window includes the following coding sequences:
- a CDS encoding LysR family transcriptional regulator: MNIENFRMFCRVVEKGSITKAAELGYVTQPAVTKQIRQLEDSYGTTLFDREEGALKLTKAGELLYPYAKELLAVHQEAHEKMQEHLGKRETSLYVGASLTIGEYLLPALIRQFKQSYPLVQFHLSIGNTPLMLEKLEKKAIDMALVEGVVPENVYKQRKFADDELILVTASNHRWGNREAIQINEIPEEKMIWREKESGTRQIVEESLNQHHVLEKIENAMELGSKSAVEEGLGTSILPKLTVQKELAYNTLREIPIKDFHLTRDFWMVQKNRRYEKEIVTDFAAFLLGGNGVSGV, from the coding sequence TTGAATATTGAAAATTTCCGGATGTTTTGCCGTGTGGTTGAAAAGGGGAGCATTACTAAGGCGGCAGAACTCGGGTATGTAACGCAACCCGCAGTAACGAAACAAATTCGACAACTTGAGGATAGTTATGGAACCACCCTGTTTGATCGAGAGGAAGGGGCGCTGAAATTAACCAAAGCTGGAGAACTTCTTTACCCATATGCGAAGGAACTTTTAGCCGTTCACCAAGAGGCGCACGAAAAAATGCAGGAACATCTCGGGAAACGGGAAACGTCCTTATATGTCGGTGCCAGTTTGACCATTGGGGAATATTTGCTGCCTGCGTTAATCCGCCAGTTTAAACAGTCGTACCCCCTAGTTCAATTTCATTTGTCGATTGGAAATACACCACTCATGCTCGAAAAATTGGAGAAGAAGGCTATTGACATGGCACTCGTGGAAGGTGTTGTTCCTGAGAACGTCTATAAACAGAGGAAATTTGCCGATGATGAATTAATTTTAGTCACTGCTTCCAATCATCGCTGGGGAAATCGGGAAGCCATTCAAATAAATGAAATACCAGAAGAAAAGATGATTTGGAGGGAGAAAGAATCAGGGACTCGGCAAATTGTGGAGGAATCATTAAACCAACATCACGTTCTGGAAAAAATAGAAAACGCCATGGAACTCGGCAGCAAAAGTGCCGTAGAAGAAGGACTAGGCACAAGTATCCTACCCAAATTAACCGTCCAAAAAGAACTAGCATACAACACCCTGCGTGAGATCCCTATTAAGGACTTTCATTTAACAAGAGACTTCTGGATGGTTCAGAAAAACAGGCGTTATGAGAAGGAAATAGTTACGGATTTTGCAGCGTTTTTGTTGGGGGGGAATGGTGTGAGCGGGGTGTGA
- a CDS encoding sulfite exporter TauE/SafE family protein, translated as MDIGTGILLLVIGIIAGGYGTIVGAGGGFIFVPALLILLDIDPVIAAGSGLVIVLINSLTGVIGYAKQKRIDYRIALTIGISAFPGALLGVWLLRVYSSQYFYIIFATILVGLGIFLLSKNAPTKKKKAASDEPTNKPAAIYDKWFVPLGLLMGVLSSYLGIGGGWLLVPILVYLFQVPTHQATATSLLSLCLYSTVGVITQIYYGNIDWMAVIFGGTGIIVGANLGVIISKRLSGRVVMQMLSVLLIIIGIRMYFQ; from the coding sequence GTGGATATAGGCACTGGCATTTTGCTCCTTGTCATCGGGATTATTGCAGGGGGCTACGGTACGATTGTCGGGGCAGGCGGAGGGTTCATTTTTGTTCCGGCATTACTTATTTTATTAGATATAGATCCGGTGATTGCCGCTGGATCGGGATTAGTCATCGTTCTCATCAATTCACTCACTGGTGTCATCGGGTATGCCAAACAGAAACGAATTGACTATAGAATTGCCCTGACCATTGGCATCAGCGCCTTCCCGGGAGCATTGCTGGGTGTGTGGCTGTTGCGTGTCTATTCTTCTCAGTATTTTTACATTATTTTCGCAACCATCTTGGTCGGACTTGGTATCTTTCTGCTCAGCAAAAATGCACCGACTAAAAAGAAGAAAGCAGCATCCGACGAACCCACCAACAAACCAGCAGCTATCTATGATAAGTGGTTCGTCCCGCTTGGCCTGCTCATGGGCGTCTTGTCCAGCTATTTAGGAATCGGCGGCGGATGGCTGTTGGTACCGATCCTTGTGTACTTGTTTCAAGTGCCCACACACCAAGCAACCGCTACATCGCTTCTGTCACTATGTCTTTATTCGACAGTAGGCGTCATCACGCAAATCTATTATGGCAATATTGACTGGATGGCTGTGATCTTCGGAGGTACCGGTATCATTGTTGGAGCTAACTTAGGTGTTATTATTTCAAAGCGGCTTTCCGGCAGAGTGGTCATGCAAATGCTCTCTGTGCTGCTGATTATTATTGGAATCAGGATGTATTTTCAGTAG